The following proteins are encoded in a genomic region of Neoarius graeffei isolate fNeoGra1 chromosome 6, fNeoGra1.pri, whole genome shotgun sequence:
- the lctlb gene encoding lactase-like b isoform X1: protein MVNYFNDFASLCFERFGKRVKHWITFNNPWSVAVEGYETGEHAPGLKLKGTGAYRAAHHIIKAHAKVWHTYDSQWRSKQNGLVGISLSGDWGEPVDITNPKDIEAAERYVQFYMGWFATPIFHGDYPQVMKEFIGKKSSQQGLGTSRLPTFSSQEKGYIKGTCDFLGVGHYTTRYITQKTGPTGHGSSYYTDRDLAELVDPRWPDPGSEWLYSVPWGFRRLLNFIKSQYGNPTIYITENGVSEKMMCTELCDNWRIQYYRDYINEMLKDPLTSHMEMVTEIVVPTVCTLCILISALFLMFLLRRHT from the exons ATGGTGAATTACTTTAATGACTTTGCCAGTCTTTGCTTTGAAAGATTCGGAAAGCGTGTGAAACACTGGATCACTTTTAATAACCCTTGG TCAGTGGCAGTCGAAGGCTATGAAACAGGAGAACATGCTCCAGGCCTGAAGCTCAAAGGCACAGGGGCATACAGGGCCGCTCACCACATCATCAAG GCACATGCTAAAGTTTGGCATACCTATGACAGTCAATGGCGAAGCAAACAAAATG GTTTGGTGGGAATCTCACTGTCTGGAGACTGGGGAGAGCCAGTGGACATTACCAACCCAAAGGACATAGAGGCAGCTGAGAGATATGTCCAGTTCTACATGGGCTGGTTTGCTACACCCATCTTCCATGGAGACTACCCTCAGGTCATGAAGGAATTCATAG GTAAGAAGAGTTCTCAGCAAGGGTTGGGAACATCTCGACTTCCCACCTTCTCCTCTCAGGAGAAGGGTTACATTAAAGGCACATGTGACTTTCTGGGAGTAGGGCACTACACCACACGCTACATCACCCAGAAGACAGGCCCCACAGGCCACGGTAGCTCCTACTATACAGACCGAGACCTGGCTGAGTTGGTGGACCCACGATGGCCTGATCCGGGATCAGAATGGCTCTACTCTGTGCCTTGGGGCTTCCGGCGTCTGCTCAACTTCATCAAG TCTCAGTATGGGAACCCCACAATCTACATCACTGAAAATGGAGTGTCTGAGAAAATGATGTGCACTGAGTTGTGTGACAACTGGAGGATCCAGTATTATAGGGATTACATCAATGAGATGCTGAAAG ATCCCTTGACCAGCCACATGGAGATGGTAACAGAGATAGTTGTGCCCACTGTGTGCACCCTCTGCATTCTCATCTCTGCACTTTTTCTTATGTTTCTCCTTCGCAGACACACCTAG
- the zwilch gene encoding protein zwilch homolog translates to MRAKIVSEANSFVQFLKLCQDDSKDSWVYQEMIKISKRNDEPLLSMIEGNQPAFICQKMPPPVYESDDTASTDEISVSEETPVKAQEFNIGPLPLSVSRAREILSWYAISQNPNMSQVDVQVLHPLWVRCDMQDRASTSWLGAETVYAGNKATAVKLYTVSCKGSTVDEASFLTMDQLKQEHQNRHHSSTVLTKGWAKYNLFCSVMEESLVIDSESSVTANFRWNNVEKMLEIPPLSSSVTLHIKVTAGDIRSPMYHTYRELQFLLTLAEGLRMGEIEWLEPLETRSAVDLTRALIEDLKNVANAVPGQNLKSSENQKGKNDSVVGLGCMLIERGDLDFTEQLWEKMRRSVTSYQDITDSLKLVIKAVRFGQIKPWVHRDSSSSLSKLIVQSYQQQVDTVPLTGLTPAIMLLELGLDKMRKDYINYLVGNELTTLNHLSYYLSSEVNLQEQVIRLRKLHHLLEVLGTCNSLLSLPHERLFFFTQSCLQYYETAPYDEEHVFQMQIKPALISHFYQVEQPSSWGVEVCSGQGPREVKTSWHLSDKPLVDHFSSGSDVPLEVSVNGESEKTTYFRTMVCCSLANFS, encoded by the exons GTTGTGCCAAGATGACAGCAAAGACTCCTGGGTTTATCAG GAGATGATTAAAATATCAAAGCGGAATGACGAACCTCTTCTTAGCATGATTGAAGGAAACCAACCTGCTTTCATCTGTCAGAAAATG cctCCACCAGTTTATGAGTCTGACGATACAGCGAGCACAGATGAAATCAGTGTCAGTGAAGAAACACCTGTTAAAGCACAAGAGTTCAACATCGGTCCACTTCCACTCAGCGTCAGTAGAGCAAG AGAGATATTGTCCTGGTACGCCATATCTCAGAATCCGAACATGTCTCAGGTGGATGTTCAGGTTCTGCATCCTCTCTGGGTCCGTTGTGACATGCAGGACCGTGCTAGCACGTCTTGGCTGGGTGCAGAGACAGTCTACGCTGGTAACAAGGCCACGGCAGTAAAACTGTACACAGTCAGCTGCAAAG GGTCGACAGTGGATGAGGCCTCATTTCTCACAATGGATCAGCTAAAACAAGAACACCAGAACAGACACCATTCCTCAACA GTATTGACAAAAGGCTGGGCCAAGTACAACCTTTTTTGTTCAGTGATGGAAgagagtttggttattgattctgAAAGCAGCGTAACAGCTAACTTTAGATGGAACAATGTAGAGAAGATGTTGGAGATACCACCCCTGTCATCTTCGGTTACACTG CATATCAAAGTGACAGCTGGAGACATCAGGAGCCCTATGTATCACACCTACAGAGAACTGCAATTCCTTTTG aCTCTGGCTGAAGGCTTGAGGATGGGGGAGATCGAGTGGTTGGAGCCCCTGGAGACTCGGTCTGCTGTAGACCTAACCCGAGCGCTTATTGAAG atCTGAAGAATGTTGCAAATGCAGTCCCAGGCCAGAATTTAAAAAGTTCAGAG AACCAGAAGGGCAAAAATGACTCTGTGGTGGGTTTAGGCTGTATGTTAATAGAGCGAGGAGACCTGGACTTCACTGAGCAACTCTGGGAGAAGATGAGAAGAA GTGTGACTTCATATCAGGACATAACAGACTCTCTGAAATTGGTCATCAAAGCTGTGCGGTTTGGGCAGATTAAACCTTGG GTCCATAGGGACAGCAGTAGCTCTCTGAGTAAACTGATAGTACAGTCCTACCAGCAGCAGGTGGACACGGTGCCTCTCACCGGCCTCACTCCTGCCATCATGCTGCTGGAGCTGGGCCTGGACAAGATGAGGAAAGACTACATAAACTACCTTGTTG GGAATGAGCTGACGACTCTGAACCACCTG AGTTACTACCTCAGCAGTGAGGTGAATCTCCAAGAGCAGGTGATCAGACTGAGGAAACTACACCACCTGCTGGAGGTCCTGGGCACCTGCAACAGCCTTCTCAGCTTGCCTCATGAGCGCCTCTTCTTCTTCACTCA gtCATGTTTGCAGTACTACGAAACAGCACCTTATGATGAAGAGCATGTGTTTCAAATGCAAATCAAACCTGCTCTGATCAGCCACTTCTATCAGGT AGAGCAGCCTTCTTCATGGGGAGTGGAGGTATGTAGTGGGCAAGGGCCACGAGAGGTGAAGACTTCTTGGCATCTCAGTGATAAACCACTCGTGGATCACTTTAGCTCTGGCTCAG ATGTGCCACTGGAGGTCTCAGTGAATGGAGAGAGTGAGAAGACCACCTACTTCAGAACGATGGTGTGCTGCAGTCTGGCCAACTTCAGTTAG
- the lctlb gene encoding lactase-like b isoform X2, whose protein sequence is MVNYFNDFASLCFERFGKRVKHWITFNNPWAHAKVWHTYDSQWRSKQNGLVGISLSGDWGEPVDITNPKDIEAAERYVQFYMGWFATPIFHGDYPQVMKEFIGKKSSQQGLGTSRLPTFSSQEKGYIKGTCDFLGVGHYTTRYITQKTGPTGHGSSYYTDRDLAELVDPRWPDPGSEWLYSVPWGFRRLLNFIKSQYGNPTIYITENGVSEKMMCTELCDNWRIQYYRDYINEMLKDPLTSHMEMVTEIVVPTVCTLCILISALFLMFLLRRHT, encoded by the exons ATGGTGAATTACTTTAATGACTTTGCCAGTCTTTGCTTTGAAAGATTCGGAAAGCGTGTGAAACACTGGATCACTTTTAATAACCCTTGG GCACATGCTAAAGTTTGGCATACCTATGACAGTCAATGGCGAAGCAAACAAAATG GTTTGGTGGGAATCTCACTGTCTGGAGACTGGGGAGAGCCAGTGGACATTACCAACCCAAAGGACATAGAGGCAGCTGAGAGATATGTCCAGTTCTACATGGGCTGGTTTGCTACACCCATCTTCCATGGAGACTACCCTCAGGTCATGAAGGAATTCATAG GTAAGAAGAGTTCTCAGCAAGGGTTGGGAACATCTCGACTTCCCACCTTCTCCTCTCAGGAGAAGGGTTACATTAAAGGCACATGTGACTTTCTGGGAGTAGGGCACTACACCACACGCTACATCACCCAGAAGACAGGCCCCACAGGCCACGGTAGCTCCTACTATACAGACCGAGACCTGGCTGAGTTGGTGGACCCACGATGGCCTGATCCGGGATCAGAATGGCTCTACTCTGTGCCTTGGGGCTTCCGGCGTCTGCTCAACTTCATCAAG TCTCAGTATGGGAACCCCACAATCTACATCACTGAAAATGGAGTGTCTGAGAAAATGATGTGCACTGAGTTGTGTGACAACTGGAGGATCCAGTATTATAGGGATTACATCAATGAGATGCTGAAAG ATCCCTTGACCAGCCACATGGAGATGGTAACAGAGATAGTTGTGCCCACTGTGTGCACCCTCTGCATTCTCATCTCTGCACTTTTTCTTATGTTTCTCCTTCGCAGACACACCTAG